CGATCGCCGCCTCGATCGTGAGACCGAGCGCGGCGAGCGCGAGATTATCCGCGAGAGCGTCGAGCAAAGCTCAGCGGCCGTAGAGGCCGGTGAGGCTCGCCTTGGCGAGGACGTTCTGATTGACGATGAAGCCGACGAGCGAGGCCGTCGCGCCATCGGGCGCCTCCACCGTCTCGACGCCGAGCGCATAGATCGTGAAGACATAACGATGCGGCGGATCGCCGACCGGCGGACACGGGCCGCCCCAATGGGCGAAGCCGTAATCGCTGCGAATTTGCTTTGCGCCCGAAGGCAGGCCGGCGCCGTCCGGCGTTCCCGCGCCCTGCTTCAACCCACGCGCCTCGGCGGGGATATCGACGACGAGCCAATGCCAAAAGCCCGCGCCGCCGGTCGGCGCGTCGGGATCATGGCAGAAGAGCGCGAAGCTCTTGGTTCCGGCGGGCGGCTCGCTCCAACGCAGCTCCGGCGAGACATTGTCGCCCGTCCCGCCGAAGTCGTCGAAGACGAATTTGCGGTCGATGGTCGCGCCCTCGGCGATATCGGGGCTGGAGAGCGAAAAACCGCCGCCCGCGGCCTCCGCCGGCGCGAGGAAAATCTGGAAATCGAGGAGATTGCGCGTCATTTCGGCCCCCTGTCTCGCCCCTTCGGAATGAGGAGGCTTCTTCTAGTCCAACTCGCGCGCAGTGTCGCGCGGAGAGAATGCGGTTTATGTGTCGCCCATGACAGACGCGCCGCAAAGCCCGGACACGCCGAAAAAGCCGCCGCTGCGCCGCGGCTGGACCACGGGCGCCTGCGCCACGGCGGCGACGCGGGCCGCCTTCGTCGCGCTCGTCTCCGGCCGCGACCCGCCCGATCCGGTGGAGATCGGCCTGCCGGGCGGGAAGCGCGTCGCCTTCGCTCTAGCGAATTTTACGCGCGGCGCGGACTATGCGGAGGCCGGTGTGGTGAAGGACGCGGGCGATGACCCCGACGTCACCCATGGCGCGCTGATCCGCGCCCGCCTGCGCCGCGCGCCGCCGGGGACGGGCGTCGGCTTCGCCGCCGGGCCCGGCGTCGGCATGGTGACGCGCCCCGGCCTGCCGCTGCCGCCGGGAGAGCCGGCCATCAACCCCGTCCCCCGCGCCATGATGCGGCAGACGATCGAGGAGGCCGCCGCCGAGCTCGGCGTGACGCCGGACGCGATAATCGAAATCTCCGTCGACAGAGGCGAGGAGCTCGCCCGCTCGACGCTCAACGGGAGGCTCGGCATCATCGGCGGGCTCTCCATTCTCGGCACGACGGGAATCGTCGTGCCCTATTCCTGCTCCGCCTGGATCGACACCATCCATCGCGGGATCGACGTCGCCCTCGCCAGCGGCCTGCGCCATATCGCGGCCACCACCGGCTCCACCTCGGAAGAGGCCGTGCGCAAGCTCTACGGCCTGCCCGAGGAGGCGCTGATCGAGATGGGCGATTTCGCCGGCGGGCTGCTGAAATATTTGCGCGCGCACACGGTTCCGCGGGTGACGATCGCCGGCGGCTTCGCCAAGCTGACCAAGCTCGCGCAGGGACGGCTCGACCTCCATTCCGGCCGCTCCTCCGTCGATCTGGGCGATCTCGCGACGACGGCGCGCGCGGCGGGCGCGAACGAGGCGACGAGCGAGGCGATTCGCAACGCCAATAGCGCGCTCGAGGCGTTGGCCATCGCGAGCGCGGCCGGACTGGACCTCGCCTCGCCGATCGCGCGACGGGCCTTCGACACAGCCGCCCGCGCGCTCGGCAATCGCGCGACGGAGCTGGAAATCATCGTCGTCGGTCGCGACGGCGCCATACTCGCGCGCTCCAGCTTCCGACCCGCGATTCGAGCAGAGGACGAAACCGAGTGAACAAGCCCGCCACGGGATTTTCGCGCGCCGATCTGAGCAAGAGCGAAATTCTGATGATCATGGTCGGCCTCGGCCTCGCCATGCTGCTTTCGGCGCTCGATCAGACGATCGTCGCCACCGCTCTGCCGACGATCGGCCAAGACCTCGGCGATTTCGCGCATCTGCCCTGGATCGTCACCGCCTATCTCGTCGCCGCGACCGCGGTGACGCCGCTCTATGGCAAGCTCGCCGATATCCATGGCGTGCGCGTGATGCTGCTCATCGGCATTTTCACCTTCGTGCTCGGCTCCATCGCCTGCGCATTGTCGCCGAACATCACCGCGCTCGCCATCGCACGCGCCGTGCAGGGCATGGGCGGCGGCGGGCTCATCGCGCTGGCGCAGACCATCGTCGCCGATCTCGTCAGCGTGCGCGAGCGCGGCCGCGCGCTCACCTATTTTTCCGTCGTCTTCGCCGGCGCCAGCGTCGGCGGGCCGATCCTCGGCGGCGTCTTCGCCGAATATCTGCATTGGTCGCTGATCTTCTGGATCAATGTGCCGCTCGGCCTCGCGGCTTTCTTCATGACCTATTTCAAGCTGGCGCGGCTGCCGCTGCGCCGCCATCCGCATCGCGTCGATCTCGCCGGCGCGGCGCTGCTCGTCACCGCCTCGGTCGCCTCGCTGCTGGCGCTGTCCTGGGGCGGGGTGCGCTATCCCTGGGGCTCGGCGCCGGTTCTCGGCCTGCTCGCCACCGCGCTCATCGGCTGGGCGATCTTCGCCTGGCGCACCAAGACGGCGGAGGAGCCGCTGATCCCGCTCGCCGTGCTCGCCGACGACGTCATTCGCAACGCCATTCTCTCCGGCGGCTTCGGCCTCGGCACTTTCGTCGCGCTGACCATGTTCATGCCGATCTATTTCGAGGGCGCGCTGCGCCTTTCGGCCGATCAGTCCGGCCTCGCGCTGATCCCGCTCACCGTGGCGACAGTGACGGGCGCGACGATCTCCGGCCGACTGCTGAGCCGCGTGCGCCACTACAAAGCGGCGCCGCTCGCCGCTCTCGCTTTGGCCTTCGTCTCGCTGCTCGCAGCGCGGCAATTTCTCGTCGATCTGCCGCTGGCGGCGCTGGACGCGCTGCTGGCGATCGTCGGTCTCGGCGTCGGAACCATGCTGCCGGTGACGACAGTCTGCGTGCAGAGCGCGGCGCCGGGGCATAATCTCGGCACGGCGACGGCGGTGATGCAATTCTTCCGGCAGCTCGGCGCCGCGCTGATCGTCGCGGTCTTCGGCGCGATCGTCATCGGCGACGGCCATAATGCGCTGGCGGCGGAAGCGGCCACGGGCGCCGATGTCGAAGCGCTGCGCGAGACGTTCCGCACGGCGTTTCTCGTCGGCGCGATGTTCATCGCTGTGTGCTTCTTCTTCCTCGCGCGGATGGAGGAGAGGAATTTGCATGGGGAGGGGTGAGGGGGGAGTTGCGCTTTTTGAGCCTGAACGCGCTGGACGACTTTTGCCGCCGCTATCCATTGAAATCAGGGCGCCTGGCGGCCGTTCAAAGAGTTCACGGGCAATTAAAATAGCCCTGTGCGGCTTTGCTGCCCTGTGGCAGACTTACAGCTATGACCCTTGATGACCTTGCTGCTTCGCTACCGAACGGATTTCACGACTCAGTGTTGAAGGTCGTCACGATTGACTATGTAAACCGCAAGGCGAAGCTTTCACTTGAAATCTGGATGGCCGACGGCGATGCGTCCTCGGCTGCTGATCGTGAAGCATACAAGCAAGTAGAAGTGTCTCTGTCAGGTTTGTTTTTTTGGGTCTGCGAGCCGCCATGCACTGGCTACCCGTATGACGCTAAAGACGAAGTCGTGATCGACATCGGCGCGGTCGAGACGCTTGCCACGCCGCCATCTCCGGCATTACCTTCCGCGCCCGTGGGCTGCTTTGTCAGCTGGATATTCGTCAGGGCCTGGAATGCATTTATCTATGTCGCAGCTCACGATGCCAAACTGACATGGCTCGCCTAAACACTCGATGCAACTCATAAGGGCCGCTCTCATAGGGCAATCGGGTGAAGGGCAGCCACCCTCGCCCTCATGCTGAGGAGGCTCCGCAGGAGCCGTCTCGAAGCACGATGGCGAGCTCCAGAAGGCGGCGCATGAAGGCTTCCTCGTCCTTCGAGACGCCCGCTGCGCGGGCTCCTCAGGATGAGGAAACCTTCACCCGATCGTTCTGGCCTCTCTCACAGCCCGACAGTGAATGCAGCCGCGAAAACCGCCGTTCGTCTCTTACCCGTCATGCGTATGTCGCGAGCTCAATGAACGGATCGGTCGCAGCGCGACGAGAGTCGGAGCGTGTTCCATTCCGTCGGAATAGCGACGCCGCCTCGCAGATGCTCGACACTACCTTCTTCGTTCGTTCATAAGCGCCCGCTCGGCGCGGCGCGGGCAAAAGGCCGAAAGGCGCCTCCGCGCCCCTCGGCCCCCGCTCGTCTCAGCTGTTCCGCTGCGCGCCCGTATGCACGAGCGTGCCCACATGCTCGCCGCGCAGCGCCGCGGTGAGCCGGCCCGGGACCAGCCCGTTGACGATCTGCACGCGCTCGATATGACGCGCCGTCGCCATCACCTCCAGCATTGCGCGATCGAAAGGCAATGGGCCCTTCTGCTCGGCCAGCTCGGCGGCGCTCGTCTCGCGGATGAGCTGCGCCTTCTCGCCGCCGGGGGCCTTGGGATCGGCGGTGTAGACGCCGTCCACATCCTCGACGATGGTGAGGCCGGCGGCGCCATAGGCGTCGGCGAGCAGAAAGGCGCCCGTGTCGCCCCGATGCGGCGGAATGCGCGAGCCGGGGAACTCATGGTGGTGATAGGGCGGAAAGGCGCTGCCCACCACCGCGCGGGTCGCGGTCAGATGGATCGCGAGCTGCGTGGCGATCGTCGGATGCTCGACATAGGAGACGCCCTCCGGCGCGAGCAGCGAGGCCAGCATATGGCCGTTCTGCCCGGCCTCGCTCGCCGCGAGCGGCGCCAGCGAGCCCACCGGCAGGCCGAGATCGAGGCCGACGCCATAGACATGGCGGGCGCGCACGCCGGCGCCGGTGAGAATAAGCAGACGATGCTCGGGCAGGAGCTTTCGAATCTCGTCCACGATCGGAAGGATCGCCTCGGCGCCGCGATCCATGATGGAGCGGCCGCCGATCTTCACCACCTGCAGCCAGGGTAGGAGGCGGATCGGCCGCCGGCCGGCGACGGGACGCGTGAGCGAGCCGTCCAGCAGGGTCTGGCGCGCGAGCGGCGAGGCGACGTGCTTGATGCTGTCGGTTTTGGTCATGTTGAAATCTCAGCTCGCGGTGATGATGGTGCCGACATGCTCGCCGGCCAGGGCGCGGGTCAGATTGCCGGGGACGAGACCGTTGACGACCTGCACCTCGTGAATGTGACGCGCCGATTTCATGAGATCGAGCAGTGGGAATTCGAGGATCGAATCATGCAGCCCCTTGGCCTTCATCTCGTCGATGGAAATCTTCGGGATGAATTTCGCATTTTTGTCGGTCTTCGGATTGGCGGTGAAGAGGCCCTGCTCGTCCTTGACGAAGATCATCGCCTTGCAGCCGAATTGCTCGGCGACGAGGAAACAGCCGGCGTCGGTGCGATAGGGAGGAATGACGCCCTCGGCCGCCGGACGCATCCAGAGATTGTAAGGCGGCATGCCGCTGAACACGACGGCGTTCACCTCGGCGAGATAGAGCGGCACCGCCGAAAGCCCGGCGCCGTCCACCGCGGAGATGCCGTGCTTGGCGAGAAGCTGCCCCAGCATGGCGGCGTTCTGATCGGCGACCGAGGCGCCGAGCTGCGACAGCACGCCCGCCGGCAGGCCGAGCCCCGCCGCTATGGAGTAGAGGTGACGCGCCCGCGTGCCCGCGCCCGTGCCGATCAGCATCTTGTGGAGCTTGCGCGCGGCGACGATCTCCTCCACCAGCGGATAGACCGCCGCGCGACCGCGATCGATGACGCTCTGGCCGCCGATCTTGATCACCGTCGCATCCGGCAGGATGCGGAAATCCGTCGCCGTCTCCGTCGCCGCGAGAAGCTCCGCATCGGTCAGCGATCGCTGCATGAGGAGCGCCTCGAGCTCCGCTGTCGTATTGGCCATTAGGACGCCTTTCGTCGTTTCGCCTGATCGAACTCTGGTCGTGCGTCTGCGTACAACTCTCGGGAGTCGCTCGCAATATGTGAAAACGGCGCGCGTTCGACGCAAAGACTCGCCAAAAATGCGCTTCTCGCACTCGGCCGGAAAAAACAGCGAAAAACGCGCAATTCAATCGCTTCAGCTAGTCGCGCGATCGGCGCCGTCAAGGATGCGACACAGGCGCGCGCCCTGTCGCATCGTCGCGCCGCGAGCGCGAGCGCGAGACATTCCTCGCGGTCACGCGAGCTTCATTCGGCCGCCATCACGCTGATATCGGACGTCCCTAGTTTCGCTCACGGCGACGCTCGCAGCGATCGAGACGCCGCCACATCGAGCCGAGGTTCTTTTCTTTACGAACTCGAGGGCGACCATGAAAATTCGTTTGCTTTTGAAAACCGCCTGCCTCGCGACGACGGCGCTCACCGCGACCGCGAACGCCGATCCGGCGACGCGCACGCCGATCAAGCATGTCATCATCATCGTCGGCGAGAATCGCTCCTTCGACAATCTGTTCGGCGGCTATAAGCCCGTCGCCGGCCAGAGCGTCGACAATCTGCTGAGCAGAGGAATCATCGAGGCGGATGGAACGCCGGGCGTGAATTTCGCCAAGGCCGGGCAGAATATCGGCTCCGATCTCTATCATTATGAGGTCGTGACGCCGACGACCGGCGCCTACGCCACTCTGCCGCAGCCCTACACCACTTATGCGGCGGGCGTGCCCCAGGGCGTGCCGGATACGCGCTTTCCGGCCGATCTGCCCAACGGGCCCTATCAGATCAGCAAATATGTGCCCTACGCCGCCTATACCGGCGACCCTGTGCATCGCTTCTTCCAGATGTGGCAGCAGTGGGACGGCGGCAAGCTCGACAAATTCGTCTGGGTCGAGAAGACGATCGGCACGGGCTCCAACGGCAATCCGCCCGCCGGCTTCGATCCCAAGGAAGGCGCGATCTCCATGGGCTTCTTCAATATGAACGCCTATACGGATTCGCATGGCGTCGCGCAGACCGGCGACGCGCCCTATTTCAAGTCGCTCGCCGACACTTATGCGATCAGCGACAATTTTCATCAGGCGGTGATGGGCGGCACGGGCGCCAATTTCCAGGCGATCGTCACCGGCCATGCGGCCTTCTACACCAATCCGACGACCCTCGACGGCTCGCCGGCGACGCCTCCGACCAATCAGATCGAAAACCCCGATCCGGTCAGCGGCACGAATAATTATTACACGCAGGACGGCTATAGCGGCGGCTCCTATGTGAACTGCCACGATTTGTCGCAGCCGGGCGTCGCGGCGGTGGATCAGCAGCTGCGCGGCCATGGAGCCTATGAGCGCAAATGCGCGCCGGGGCATTATTATCTCGTCAACAACTACAATATGTATTGGAACCAGACGCCGTCGTCGACGCGCGCGCTCGGCGCGACCAAGTTCACCCTGCCGCCGCAGAAGGCCTCGACCATCGTCGATGTGCTGAACGCACATGGCGTGTCGTGGAAATATTACAGCTCCGACCGCGGCGACGATCCGACCGTCTTCGCCAATTCGGTCGATGGCGTGAACTTCCCCGTCGCGGGCGGCGCGCCCTTCCACGCCTATTGCGGCATTTGCGATCCGCTCACCGGCTATCTCCAGGTGATGACGACGGGCGAATACGCCAAGCTGCAGAACTACGGCGCCTTCCTGAAGGATTTGACCGACGGAACGCTGCCCGCCGTGTCATTCGTGCGTCCCTTCGAGGCCTTCGCCGCGCATCCGGCGGATTCGACCAGCCATCTCTATGAGCAGTTCCTGAAGACGCTGATCGCGCGCGTGCAGGGCTCCTCGGCCTGGGGCTCGAGCGCGGTCTTCATCACCACCGACGAAGGCGGCGGCTACTACGACTCGGGCTATATTCAGCCGGTCGACTTCTTCGGCGACGGCACGCGCATTCCGCTCGTCGTGGTCTCGCCCTACGCCAAGAAGGGCTATGTCGACCACACTTACTACGACCATGTCTCACTGCTGAAATTCATCGAGCGGAACTGGAAGCTGCCGGCGGTCTCGCATCTGAGCCGCGACAATCTGCCCAATCCGATCCCGTCTCGCGAGAATCCTTATATTCCCGTCAATCGGCCGGCGATCGGCGATCTCGTGAATCTCTTCGTCTTCTCCGATCACGATCGCGATGACGATGACGACGATCACGATCATCATCATCACCACCACGGCCGCGATCGCTGACGCGAAAGCGAAGCACGAGAACAAGGCCGCATCCGAAGGACGCGGCCTTTGTTTCATTCGTTCTCGCGAGCGAAACGAAAAAGGCCGCGCCACTCGGGCGCGGCCTTTGTCAGTCGACGAGGAAAACCGCGTCTTTGCTCAGAAGCCGACGCCCACCAGCACGAAGCGGGGGCAGGTGATCACTTCGCAGCGCCGCGGCGCGGGACGCAGCGCCTCCGCCACCGGCGTGGGAAGGATCGGCGCGCGCGCCTCGATGCGGCGGCGCGGCGGATGCGAATGATGCACGAGCCCGACCGGCCGCCGGAAGATATTGCGAATCTTGTGGTGGGCGACGGGCGTCGGCCGCGCGACGAACGTGCGCTCCACGATGGGAGGAAGCGGAGCGGTCTCCACGACCGGAACGGGCACGGAGGCGCCGACGTCGAGCTGGGCGACGGCAGTGGCGGCGATAATCATGTCCGCGGGCGTCGCGGCGGGCGCTTCGAGCGCCAGCGCGGAAAAAGAAAAGCAAGTGGCGAAGATCGCCGCAGCAAGCCGCATGGGCTCATCCTTTCGTCTTTGAAGTCGTCGCCTCGGGCGTTCGCCACCCCGGCCGTCGAAATCCGATAAACCACACGCGCTAAAAACCGCGTCGATATTACGACGCCAAAGCTCTTTCAAAAGCGTTCACGCTCTCGATGCCCGGCAAGCTAGCCGATTTCGGCCGCCTTGGCCAGCGCGTCCGGCAAACCGCTAGTCCTTCGGGCCGAGGAGAAGCACGCGCAGCAGACCGGAGGGCCGAAAATCGGCGGCGCGCATCTCGAAGGCGGTGGCGGAGATTTTCTTCAGATCGACGAGGCAGAAGCTCACGAGGCGTGTCGGCTTGCCCTTGTCCACGACGAGACGGAACTGGCGCACCGGAGCCGCCGGCGCGCCGGAGCCGAGATCGAAGGAGATGCGGCGCTCCTGCAGATCGCCGACATTGGCCTCCGGGAAAACGCGGATCGTCGGCTGTTTTCTCGCGGCGTCGGTCGCGGCGGGCTCCGGCGCGGCGCTCTCCGCGGCAGGAACGACGGTCTCGACCGCCGCCGCGCGACGCGCCGCGGCAGTGGAGACGATCTTGTCGACGCCCGCCAGAAAACTGCGGTCGAGGCAATAATCGGCGCGGCGGCGCTCCACCTCCTGCCCGAGTTCTTTCGACGAGCGCAGCGGCTCGCGCAGCACGGTGTCGCGCGCGACGCCGACGCTCGAGCGAAAACGATAGTCCACCAGCACGTTCTGCCCCGGCGCGAGCTCCAGCGCCCGCGACGCCGAGGCGCGGACCGACCAGCGCGGCGAATAAATCGGATTTCCCGCCGGATCGGTCCCATTCTCGACGATGAGCCCGTCCTTGACGAGGCGCGCGCGCGCATCCGCCGTCAGGCCGGCGAGCTTGTCGTGAAAGAGACCCACCGGAACGAGCGGAAGCCCGCTGCGGCGCAGGACCGCGGTCACATCCTTGCCCTCGACGACGGCGCTCTGCGCGACGGAGAGCGGGGCCGCCTTTTGATCGATGGTCGCGGCGAGGCCGACATAATTCACCGGGTCCGAGCCCGGAATGGACCATGCCGCATCGGGATCGGAAAAATCGATCTCGGGAAGCGGGAAGATCAGAGTCGTTCGCACCGGCGCCGAAGTCGGATTGACGATCCGATATTTGAGCGAGCTGTTCTGCGGGCCGAGCGCGAGCTCCATCGACTCCACGGTGAGCCCGGCCGCCTCGAGGCTCGCGAGCTCCGGCCCGCGATGGACGAGCTCCTGCAGCGTTTCCTCCGCCCGCGCCGGGCAAATGCCGAGCGCCAGAATCGTCGCCGCCAATCGGACGCTCCGGGGGAAGAGAAGACTCATCGAAAGCCGCCTTTCGTTGCGCGTGGTCGCGCCGCCTTGAAATGCCGGCGAGAATATCGTCTCCCGCGCAAAAGCGATATGGGCGCGCGCACAGCGCGGTTGACCTCGATGGCTTATGCAATAGGCTGACAGTCGTTATTCGAGATCATTGGAGGAGGGGACATATGGGCCGGCCTGCAGCGCGCGTGACCGATCCCGTGGCCCATCCTCTGCCGCCGGTGCTGACGCCCGGCCCCGGCAGCTTCAATGTGTTCATCGGCAAATTGCCGGCCTGGCGCGGCGTCGGCGGCGCGGCCGCGGCGGCGATCCAATCCGCGAAATCGGTTTCCGACACGACGATCCAGGTCGCGGAGGCGGCGACGCTCGCCGCCGCCGGCACGCCGGGCGCTCCCGCCGCCAAAGCGGCCGAGGAGGCGACCAAGGCCGCGGCGGCCGCCAGCATGGGATCGATGATCAGCGGAGCGGCCGGCGGCGCCGATATTCACATTTGCGCGACGCCGCTGCCGATCCCGCCGCATGGGCCGGGCGTGGTGGTGGACGGCTCCACCAGCGTCTTCATCAACGGCCTGCCCGCCTGCCGCCAGGGCGACACGATCGTCGAGGCCGTCGGGCCGCCGAACAAGATCACCATGGGCCTGCCGACGGTGCTCATCGGCGGTTAGACTACCGAGCCGCCACGCTCGCGCGTCACTTGATCCCGTAGAATTTCGTCGCGAAGGACCATTTTGGCGCGCGCGTCGGACGCTCGCCCTCGGCCGGCAGAATCTGCAGCATGCGCGTCGAATCCTTCACGAAATCGACGGCCTTGGTCTGGCCGGCGAGCGCCGCCGGCACATCCGGCAGATCGACGATCTGCAGCGGCGTGTCGCTCAATATCGCGACCACCATGCCGACGCCCGCCGGCGGCGAGGCGACGAAGCGATAGGCGGCCTTGCCGCCCGCCTCCGGCAGCGTCATCGACTGACCGGCTTTCAGGAAATTGGCTTTCTCGTCGACGCCCGCGGGATCGGCCAGCGTCACCATATTGGGAAAGATCTGCGCCAGCTTTCCCTGCGCGTCGACATCGACCAGAATGACATAGCCCGATTTCTCCGCCGTCACGCGAAAGCTCATCGGCGCGCCGAGCGCGAATTCCTCCTGCGGCAGCACCTCTATCCGCACGCCGGAGCCGGCGCCCTTGCCCGGCTCCTTGGGGATCGCCGGCGCTTGCGTCGGCGCCGCCGGCGCCTCGGCGGGCGGCTCGTCGAGAATCCGCACGGAACGGGTCGCGTCCCGCGGCTCGGCGACGACGACGCTGGAGAAGACGCAGAGAAAGCCGAGACAAAGACGTCGCATCATTGTTTTCGCCTTCTCCTCAGCGGGTCGTGAAAATGCCGATCGTGCCGAGCTGCGCGTCGCCGCCGGCGAAACGCGAGACGATGTCGATGATCTTGGCGGGATTGCGCAGCCGATCGAGCTGGCGCAGCGCCTGCTCGAGCTGCGGCATGCTCCGCGTCGAGGCGATGGCGACGATCTGATCGGCGCCGAAGGGCTCGCCCGCGACCACGCTCAGCCGATAGTCCGACGATTGCACGACGGGCGGGTCCGAGGGCAGCGGATAGAGCAATTGCAGCACGCCGTCGCCAGTGAGATCGAACAGCAGGAGATTGCGGCCGGCGATCCCACTTATGACGATCTCGACGCGCTCGCCCTTGCGACGCAGCCCCTCCGGCGAAATACGCATCGGCAGCGGCCCTTTGCCGGCGACGAGCTTCAGCCAGCGCACCGTCGCCGCGCGATCGATGAGAACATCGAGCTCATGCGCGTCGACATTATGCGCGAGCACATCGCCGCCGGCGAGCGCGTCGCGCGTCGCCGCATCCCAGACGAGGTCGGGAGCCGCATCGGCGCCGACGAGGACGAAAGGCGCCTGCGCGCCCGCCCCCATTCCGCGCTCCGCCGCGGCGCCGCGCACGGCGAGGCGGATCGGCTCCTTGGGCCGCGGCGGCATGGCGACGGGCTTTGCCGGCGGCAGACTCTGGCCCGGCCCGATCGCCATGGATTTGGGCGTGAGCGGGGTGATCGTCAGCCCGCCGCCCGAAGGCGCGGCCTCCTCTTCCTCGCCGGCCGGCGGTGCGCCGACCGCCTGCACGCCGACCCCGCGGCCGAGCGGCGCCACGAGCTGCGCGATCACATCCTTCGACACGTCGAGGCCGCGCGGATGAAGGGCGACGATCTCCTGCCGCTGGTCGCTGAGCTGATAGGTCAGCTGCCGGACATAAGCGATGAGCTCTTGCGTCGTGACGAGCGCATCGCCATCGGCGTCCGCCGCGCCCTCGAGCGCGCGCGCCACAGAATAGCTCAACGCGCCGCGATGGCCGGCGCCTGGAATGTCCACCTCGGGCGCCTTCGATTGCGCGTCGGCCGCGGCGAGAACGACCGAGCGCGTAAAATCGCGCGACGCGACGAGCGCGAGCCGATCGGGAAGCGGCCGATCGTTCAGCGAGCGATAGACGAGCCGCTCCGCGCGCGGATCGACCG
This genomic window from Methylosinus sp. H3A contains:
- a CDS encoding DUF4384 domain-containing protein; this translates as MMRRLCLGFLCVFSSVVVAEPRDATRSVRILDEPPAEAPAAPTQAPAIPKEPGKGAGSGVRIEVLPQEEFALGAPMSFRVTAEKSGYVILVDVDAQGKLAQIFPNMVTLADPAGVDEKANFLKAGQSMTLPEAGGKAAYRFVASPPAGVGMVVAILSDTPLQIVDLPDVPAALAGQTKAVDFVKDSTRMLQILPAEGERPTRAPKWSFATKFYGIK
- a CDS encoding caspase family protein codes for the protein MIAFPVLSAAFPRRAGAALALSCAMLALSARAVAAETRAIVIGVDRYEHAPPLRGAVADARDLEAVLRGRGARDVVTLIDTAAERAAVLRALDAMLARTQKGDTIFLTIAGYGALEGAQNDEAIFPLPKFDPQDKRKNSEKILRAELDRYIESFEKKGAQVVLIVDASFGGGLARAVDPRAERLVYRSLNDRPLPDRLALVASRDFTRSVVLAAADAQSKAPEVDIPGAGHRGALSYSVARALEGAADADGDALVTTQELIAYVRQLTYQLSDQRQEIVALHPRGLDVSKDVIAQLVAPLGRGVGVQAVGAPPAGEEEEAAPSGGGLTITPLTPKSMAIGPGQSLPPAKPVAMPPRPKEPIRLAVRGAAAERGMGAGAQAPFVLVGADAAPDLVWDAATRDALAGGDVLAHNVDAHELDVLIDRAATVRWLKLVAGKGPLPMRISPEGLRRKGERVEIVISGIAGRNLLLFDLTGDGVLQLLYPLPSDPPVVQSSDYRLSVVAGEPFGADQIVAIASTRSMPQLEQALRQLDRLRNPAKIIDIVSRFAGGDAQLGTIGIFTTR